A single region of the Thermococcus paralvinellae genome encodes:
- a CDS encoding PhoI, giving the protein MKMSWEELGSYELESFQVFFPASLEIQEELLKAGFKVPYDKEKGIATPIPVVVAFKTARKLRKDKLLKSRKIKENGNFAEISPEKALLRVLINEKGFLKLEFKVETYHLEDLGFVRVPPRIWSTWASFSLSTNIFENISEKLEGFVNERPKGMYFASKSNGKEIEVYSYKGRKAKNLGIPVFGYNLSLESFELVKEYLNEKAEQNRVNNEVLPYLKLGLKKRKETKAGLKVGIVWREGKAERITLRLSTTYPKIKIAGLYGELEGKSRGELSKEKEHFVIVHSNDFYWALLNTKNAFGF; this is encoded by the coding sequence ATGAAAATGAGTTGGGAGGAATTGGGAAGCTATGAACTTGAAAGTTTTCAAGTGTTCTTTCCAGCATCTTTGGAAATCCAAGAAGAACTTCTAAAAGCAGGATTCAAAGTGCCCTATGATAAAGAAAAAGGCATTGCAACTCCAATACCAGTTGTAGTAGCCTTTAAAACTGCTAGAAAACTCAGAAAAGATAAGCTGTTGAAGAGTAGGAAAATTAAAGAGAACGGTAATTTTGCTGAGATTAGTCCAGAAAAAGCACTTTTGAGAGTGCTAATAAATGAGAAAGGGTTCTTGAAATTGGAATTTAAAGTTGAAACTTACCATCTTGAGGATTTAGGTTTTGTGAGAGTGCCTCCGAGAATCTGGAGTACTTGGGCTAGCTTTTCGTTGTCCACCAACATTTTTGAGAATATAAGCGAAAAACTCGAAGGATTCGTTAATGAAAGACCGAAAGGTATGTATTTTGCATCAAAAAGCAATGGAAAAGAGATTGAGGTTTATTCCTATAAAGGAAGGAAAGCCAAAAATCTTGGCATCCCCGTTTTTGGCTACAATCTGAGCTTAGAGTCATTTGAACTGGTTAAAGAGTACCTAAACGAAAAGGCAGAGCAAAATAGAGTAAACAATGAAGTTTTGCCATATCTTAAGCTAGGCTTGAAAAAGAGAAAGGAAACAAAAGCTGGCTTAAAGGTTGGCATAGTATGGAGAGAAGGAAAGGCAGAGAGGATAACACTTAGGCTTTCAACAACATATCCAAAAATTAAGATTGCCGGGCTTTATGGAGAGCTGGAAGGAAAGTCAAGAGGAGAGCTTAGTAAGGAGAAGGAGCACTTTGTTA